TGGTGAAGTTCGCGCCCTGTGAACTCATGATCTTCTGCAGTTGCTCAGCGGTCACCCCGGGCGTCGTCGGTGCGGGAGCCTCGGTTCCAGAACCCGATGACGGGTCGTCGGGATCGAACTGATCACCCGCCTGCTTCATCTTGCGGGCGATTTCCTGATCCGATTTCGTGTACAGCTCAGCGGCTTTCGACGTCTTCTCGGAGAACTTCGCCCAGCTTTCGCCCAGCTTCTTCGACGTCTGGTCGATGCTGGAACCGACGTCGCGCGTGGCGGCTCCGGACAGCAGCCCCGAGGCGGCGGACCCGGCGGCGGTCAGCGAGTCACCGACCCGCAGCCCGGCCACGTCGGTGCCCAGCTTGGCCGAGGTGGACGACGTCGCCGTCAATACCGCTGGATCCACGCGCAACTCGTTGTCTGCCATGTCCCCTGATCCCCGAGCGGTGACACCCGTAATGGTGTGCCGGCCAACGCTGTGCGCCTAGCCTAACCTGCCCTCGCAGGGGTCGGATACGGCATTTCGATGTGCTTGGGCTCCGGTGGCCGTTGCGGTGCTCGGTGCATCAATTCATCACCCGCTCCGGCGATCTCGGGACACCGTGCGCGCCGTGGATCGCAGAAGATCCGCGCAGACGGTGGCGGGTTGCGGGTTAGGCTGGCTCGCCGACGGTCCCGCGACAGTGCGGAATCGGCACATGACTTCGGGGAGAGAATCAGAATGACTTCAAAGGTGCAGATGAGTGTGGCTGCGACCGCGGTGATCGCAGCCGGTCTACTCGGGGCATGTTCGGCCCACTTCGAAGCAGGTACGACTGCGGGCGTCGGCAAGGAGCAGTTGGCCAAGATCGTCAAGGAGAAGCTGGAGGCGCAAGCGAAGGCGAAAGCGGACTCTGTGGTCTGCGATGACGCCCTGCGCGCCAAGGTGGGTGCCACGCAGCGGTGTGTGCTCACCGCTGGAACTAAAAAGTACGGGGTGACGGTCACCGCTACCTCGGTTGATGGCGACAACGTCAAGTTCGACGTCAAGGTCGATGACAAGGCGATGATCTGACACCGACTCTTGGCAACCCGGTGGTGGCGCAGGCGAATTTGGTGCGTTCGGGGTACTGAGTCCGCCGGTAGCATTTTGCTCGATTACTGGTGGAGGGGACGGGCGTCCGCTCACAGGGCGGGTCGGGGAGGACGGATTCCATGAGTGGGTCTGAGGTGCGCGTCGTAACCTCTGAACTGAGGAGCACCGCCCAAACGGTCGAGACTCCACTCGGTGAAGGGCCGGGCCCGGTGAACCCCCCGGACGGGCTTGCCATAACGGCCGCCGCCATCAAGCGACTGGAGGCGTCTGCAGCGAGAATGGGTCTGACCCTGCGAGCAGGGCAGGTCGAGGGAGAGATTCTGGCCTGGAGCCTGCGCGAGTCGGCTGCTGCCTACGACAAGGCGGACGAGGCCCAGAAGGCGACACTCGACACGCAGATGAATGGCGGCGCGGCACCGGCGAATGAGGGCGCCGCACCGGTGGCAAGTTCACAGAGACCCACACCATTCACCATTCCCCACACCGACTACCCGCTGGACTCGGCAACCGCCGCCTACCCGGAGGAAGCAGACGCCGATATCGGCAACGGCTGGATGGCGGCCGCCGCAACTATTCACGACGGAGACACCCAAGCGCTGTCGGTGAAGTACATGCGCGACCAGTGGAAAGCGCACAAGGGCACGGTCCAGGCGCACTCGGAGAAGTTCGCGACCCCTCCCGCCGGCTGGGAGGGCAGTGCCGCCGACGCGTGCACAGGTTCCATGACCAGCTTGCAACGCTGGTGGTTTTACATGGGCGATGAGTGTTTCCGGTTGGGCGAGCAAGTCGAAAAGTTGGCCGACGCCCACGACACACTGGTCGCGGCCCATCCCACCATGGAGGACGTCGAGTACTACAAGACGTTTCCTTGGAGCACGCTTCCCGCCCCGGCAAGGGCCCTGTGGTACTCCATAAAGCAACAGGACTCAGAAGCCGCATTGCTCGAGTACGCGAATGCCATAAAGCTTTTGGAGATACAGCCGAAGGGGCCGCCGGCAGTCGACCCCCAGCCGGTGGACAGGATCGAAATCGAAAAGATGGTCGGGAGCCCGTTGCAGGAAAAGCGCGGGCCCGGCGGCGCGAAGTCCGAGGACCAAGACGAACCAACGGCAGGTCCGCAGGTATCCCCGGTTTCGACCCAGTCGCCGAATTCCGGTGGCCAGGAGCAGGGTCCGGCGCAATCCGGCAGCGCCCCGTCCGGCGGGCAAGGCGGCAGCCAGGGTGGAGGTTCGCCCGGTGGTGGCAGTCCCACAGGAATGTCGGGTATGCCGATGAGCACTCCCGCAGGAGATCTGCCCGAGCTCGGGGAACCCAACCTCAAACCGGCCAGTGCCGGTGGCGCCGGTGGCGGCATGGGCGGCGGTGGCGGCGGGACGCCGTCGATGCCGCTGAGTCCTGCCGTCGGTGCAGATTCGGTGGCGGCGTCGCCGTCAGGTGCGCGCGGTGGTGCTCCGGCACCCGCTCCGGCAGCCGGCGGCGGTATGGGTGGTATGGGTGGCGGTATGGGTGGCATGGGCGGTGGTCACGGCCAGGGACAAGGCAAGGAGAAGCGCCGCGATCCCAAACTCGCCGAGGACGAGGATCTCTACATCGAAGACCGCGCCTACACCGAAGGCATCATCGGCCGTCGTGCGCGCAAGGATACGAAGGGGTAGCGACCGCGAGTGAGCTGGCCACGTCACATCCCCAAACACGCAACGGGCGCCAATGGACTCGGGCAGTTGCGGCGCGCCCTGTGGAACCGCCTGCCGAGCAGCTAGGCGCTCAAACGGTGGGCACACCAAGCCAGGGATATCCCCTCGGCCAACGCGTACTCCATGTGCGTTCCCTTCCGCAGCGCGCCGACCTTGATGTCGCGTGCCTGGTCGAAGACGATCAAGGTCAGCAGTTGGCTGCCATATGCCCCATATCCCAGGACCGCCACTTGGTAACTGGTGCAACACGATTTGGGCTACTGGACTCCCGCGGGATACCGATGGGCTTCTTCAGTGTCGTCGGTGTCGGGGCCAACAATGTCGTCGGTTTTGCCGATGTGTCCGGTCGCGCAGTCGGGCAGTTGCGCCGGACCAACAATTTCTGGCAGCGGCTCTGGTCATCCGCAATGGACATGACGTTGGAAAGCGGCGAGCGAACACTAGGTCACACGCGCGTTTCGGTCTCCCCGACCGCACGATTCAGCACCGTTGACGAACCCATCTACGACTCAGCGGGTGCGATCCTGGCTACCGTCAGTCGCAAGTGGCGATACGTCGATACGAGCGTCACGTTCTATGACTACTCACTGGTCTGCGAGGGTCCATCAGTTGGTCCCTTGCCTGAGTTGATGCTGGCGACGGTATTCAGTCACTACCTATATGACCGTCGCAAAGTTGGCGGTCCCTTCGCCGGCCACACAAGCTTTGCGTGATCGAAACACCTCCCGGGCAGCCCTCGTCAGTCACAACAGCCCGCCTCGCCACCTGGGCGAGACGGGCTGAAAAGTGTTTGGTCTGTAGTCGCTAGCCGGGCTGTGACCCATCTGCTGTCAGCTCGGCAACCATTGCATCCAGTCTTTCGCGGTCGGCTTCGATGGAGGCAGTTGCCGCAGAAGTCGCTTTCTGGATGGCTTCGTTCAGGCGTTGCTCCACCGTTTGGGCGCCCAGCCGCAGCAATCCGTCCTTGATGTAGACGTCGGTCAGGTGATGATGTCCGTTGAGGGTGACCTCTACGGTCTGCTCTTCGTCTGTGGCCGTGAACGTCTCGGTGTTCATTTTGTGTAGCTGATCGTCCATGAGTGACTGCAGTTGCTGCGCTTGGCGCAGGACCGCAGCCACCTGCGGATGCATCTCCTCTGTCATGACTTTTCCTCCCGACCCTTCTGGGACCCCTCTCCCAGCAAGCTTGATGTCATTGCTCCAGCGCCATCTGGTAGCGGCTCTCTTCACGCGGATTGATCAACGTGATCGGCAGCTGACGGTGTCGTGGTGTGTCAATGAAGTTCGGTCGCATGATTACTCGGCCGACACCCTGATGCGGGCCCAGGTACGTTGTCGCGTTCGGCCATGCCACACGCGGGACGCGGCCGACGCGTCCGTTGATCATCGTGGCGAACTCACGGAACTGCGGGCCCAGGGTCACCACGGCGCCGGACGCGG
The window above is part of the Mycolicibacterium fortuitum subsp. fortuitum genome. Proteins encoded here:
- a CDS encoding DUF4333 domain-containing protein, whose product is MSVAATAVIAAGLLGACSAHFEAGTTAGVGKEQLAKIVKEKLEAQAKAKADSVVCDDALRAKVGATQRCVLTAGTKKYGVTVTATSVDGDNVKFDVKVDDKAMI
- a CDS encoding PPE domain-containing protein, translating into MSGSEVRVVTSELRSTAQTVETPLGEGPGPVNPPDGLAITAAAIKRLEASAARMGLTLRAGQVEGEILAWSLRESAAAYDKADEAQKATLDTQMNGGAAPANEGAAPVASSQRPTPFTIPHTDYPLDSATAAYPEEADADIGNGWMAAAATIHDGDTQALSVKYMRDQWKAHKGTVQAHSEKFATPPAGWEGSAADACTGSMTSLQRWWFYMGDECFRLGEQVEKLADAHDTLVAAHPTMEDVEYYKTFPWSTLPAPARALWYSIKQQDSEAALLEYANAIKLLEIQPKGPPAVDPQPVDRIEIEKMVGSPLQEKRGPGGAKSEDQDEPTAGPQVSPVSTQSPNSGGQEQGPAQSGSAPSGGQGGSQGGGSPGGGSPTGMSGMPMSTPAGDLPELGEPNLKPASAGGAGGGMGGGGGGTPSMPLSPAVGADSVAASPSGARGGAPAPAPAAGGGMGGMGGGMGGMGGGHGQGQGKEKRRDPKLAEDEDLYIEDRAYTEGIIGRRARKDTKG
- a CDS encoding YbaB/EbfC family nucleoid-associated protein, which gives rise to MTEEMHPQVAAVLRQAQQLQSLMDDQLHKMNTETFTATDEEQTVEVTLNGHHHLTDVYIKDGLLRLGAQTVEQRLNEAIQKATSAATASIEADRERLDAMVAELTADGSQPG